The following are encoded together in the Syntrophomonadaceae bacterium genome:
- a CDS encoding type IV pilus twitching motility protein PilT — MATVNEILTQALLMKASDIHITVGLAPVFRLHGELVPQQEFPSLVPDQVLVLAKELLGEKRFLKFVQEGELDFAHSMQTGERFRVNAFHQKGNPALALRLINTRIPALPELNLPAILAEFTKKTRGLVLVTGPTGSGKSTTLAAMIDLINSNRSCHIITLEDPIEYVHQHKLSLVNQREIGNDTRSFSQALRAALRQDPDVILVGEMRDLETISIAITAAETGHLVFATLHTSSAAQTVDRIIDVFPPHQQQQIRVQLAETLQGIVAQQLLPRIDKPGRIAAVEVMVATPAIKNQIREGKTHQILSTIQTGGKFGMQTLDSALLHLHREGKIAREEVLNRCVDVVTMRNMMQ; from the coding sequence ATGGCAACAGTAAATGAGATCTTGACTCAAGCCCTCTTAATGAAAGCGTCCGACATCCATATTACAGTAGGGCTTGCTCCTGTTTTCCGGCTGCATGGGGAACTGGTTCCCCAGCAGGAATTTCCAAGTTTAGTTCCGGATCAGGTGTTGGTATTAGCAAAGGAGTTGTTGGGTGAGAAGCGGTTTCTCAAGTTTGTCCAGGAAGGAGAGCTTGACTTTGCTCATTCCATGCAGACAGGAGAGAGATTCCGGGTCAACGCCTTTCATCAGAAGGGCAACCCTGCCCTGGCCCTCCGGCTGATCAACACTCGCATCCCGGCCTTGCCGGAATTAAACCTGCCCGCTATCTTAGCCGAGTTTACAAAAAAAACCAGGGGTCTGGTGCTGGTCACCGGCCCTACCGGCTCAGGCAAATCCACCACCTTGGCGGCCATGATCGACTTGATCAACAGTAACCGCTCCTGTCATATCATCACCCTGGAAGACCCCATCGAATATGTGCATCAACATAAACTGAGCCTGGTCAACCAGCGGGAAATCGGCAACGACACCAGGAGTTTTTCCCAGGCTCTGCGAGCTGCCCTCCGGCAGGACCCCGATGTAATTCTGGTGGGGGAGATGCGGGATTTGGAGACAATCTCCATTGCTATTACCGCCGCCGAAACAGGCCATTTGGTGTTCGCCACCCTGCACACCAGCAGCGCCGCCCAAACTGTAGACCGGATTATAGATGTGTTCCCGCCCCACCAGCAGCAGCAGATACGGGTGCAGCTGGCGGAAACCTTGCAGGGAATTGTGGCGCAGCAGTTGCTTCCCCGTATCGACAAGCCGGGGCGCATAGCTGCCGTAGAGGTGATGGTCGCCACACCGGCCATCAAGAACCAGATCCGGGAGGGAAAAACCCACCAGATCCTATCAACTATTCAGACCGGCGGCAAGTTTGGCATGCAAACCTTGGACAGCGCCTTGCTCCATTTGCACCGCGAAGGAAAAATTGCCAGAGAAGAAGTGTTAAACCGCTGTGTCGATGTAGTCACCATGCGCAATATGATGCAATAA
- the tadA gene encoding Flp pilus assembly complex ATPase component TadA: protein MPPKKRLGELLVESGLITQAELQEALKLQKQTGDRLGRVLISNGFVTEQDIINVLEFQLGISQVDLHGIALVPEVIKMLPERLVRRFKALPVKRLGNTLTVAMVDPLNVLAIDDFRLASGCEIEPAISTEKEIDQAIQKYYGMQGFEGVAVLEEGALLDLGEKFNLDADSGPGGAPVVRVVNSTIQQAVQARASDIHLEPLGDRVRVRFRVDGILRDMMSLPKGSHPSIISRIKIMADMDIAEKRLPQDGRVQIRANNRQIDLRVSSMPTIYGEKAVIRILDKSSRLVNLKDLGFAETVLKRYQNLIRYTYGMILVTGPTGSGKTTTLYATLNEISSIDKNIITIEDPVEYVLEGINQTQVHVKSGLTFAMGLRSILRQDPDVIMVGEIRDAETAEIAVRAATTGHLVLSTLHTNDATGAVTRLIDTGVEPFLVASSVIGVVAQRLVRKICPHCKISYQLPSESPHRAFMGAEANTAISLYKGQGCRQCDYAGYRGRLAIQEVLPVSANLRSLILAKATSEELKDQAVREGMQTLKEDGIDKALAGMTTIEEVIRVAYGEEV, encoded by the coding sequence TTGCCGCCAAAAAAGAGGCTGGGCGAGTTGCTGGTCGAAAGCGGGTTAATCACCCAGGCAGAGCTGCAGGAAGCTTTAAAACTCCAAAAACAAACCGGCGACAGGCTTGGCCGGGTGTTAATAAGTAACGGTTTTGTCACCGAACAGGACATCATCAATGTGCTGGAGTTTCAACTTGGTATCAGCCAGGTTGATTTGCACGGAATTGCCCTTGTTCCGGAAGTCATTAAAATGCTGCCGGAACGCCTGGTTCGCCGCTTTAAAGCCTTGCCCGTGAAGCGTTTGGGGAATACCCTGACGGTGGCGATGGTAGACCCGCTGAACGTCTTGGCTATCGACGACTTTCGTCTGGCCTCCGGTTGTGAAATAGAGCCGGCCATTTCCACGGAAAAGGAAATAGACCAGGCTATCCAAAAATATTATGGCATGCAAGGGTTTGAAGGAGTAGCAGTTCTTGAAGAGGGCGCTCTTTTAGACTTGGGCGAAAAGTTTAATCTGGATGCGGATAGCGGGCCCGGAGGCGCTCCGGTGGTCCGGGTTGTCAATTCAACAATCCAGCAAGCTGTGCAGGCCAGAGCCAGCGATATTCACCTGGAACCTCTCGGTGACCGGGTGCGGGTGCGGTTCCGGGTAGACGGCATACTAAGAGATATGATGAGTTTGCCTAAAGGCTCACATCCCTCAATAATATCGCGTATAAAAATCATGGCCGATATGGACATTGCCGAAAAACGCCTGCCCCAGGACGGCCGAGTGCAGATCAGGGCCAATAACCGCCAGATAGACCTGCGGGTTTCATCCATGCCAACCATCTATGGCGAAAAAGCGGTAATCCGTATCCTTGATAAATCATCCAGGCTAGTAAATTTGAAGGATTTGGGTTTTGCGGAAACTGTCCTTAAGCGCTACCAAAACCTGATCAGATATACCTACGGGATGATCTTGGTTACGGGGCCTACGGGTAGCGGCAAGACCACCACTTTGTACGCCACTCTAAATGAAATCAGCAGTATTGACAAGAATATTATCACCATCGAGGACCCGGTCGAATACGTTCTGGAAGGAATCAACCAGACCCAGGTCCATGTTAAATCAGGGCTGACCTTCGCCATGGGGCTGAGATCGATCCTGCGCCAGGATCCGGATGTGATTATGGTAGGGGAAATCCGGGACGCCGAGACAGCAGAAATAGCCGTCCGGGCCGCCACTACCGGCCATTTGGTCCTGAGCACCCTGCACACCAACGATGCTACCGGCGCTGTCACCCGCCTGATCGACACCGGCGTGGAGCCCTTTTTGGTGGCTTCTTCGGTGATCGGGGTGGTGGCGCAAAGGCTGGTGCGTAAAATTTGCCCCCACTGTAAAATAAGCTACCAGTTGCCCTCTGAATCCCCCCATCGCGCATTCATGGGGGCGGAAGCCAATACGGCAATTTCTCTTTACAAGGGACAGGGTTGCCGCCAGTGCGATTACGCTGGATACCGGGGGCGCCTGGCTATTCAGGAAGTCTTGCCTGTTTCCGCTAACTTACGCAGCCTGATTTTAGCGAAAGCCACCAGCGAAGAACTTAAAGACCAGGCTGTCCGCGAAGGGATGCAGACCCTGAAAGAGGATGGGATTGACAAGGCTCTGGCAGGGATGACGACCATCGAGGAAGTGATCCGGGTGGCCTACGGGGAAGAGGTTTAG